The Lentisphaerota bacterium nucleotide sequence TGCGATCCAGTGGCGGAACAACATTTCTTCTTCTGCCAGATAAGCACCCAACAAGATGTTCCACTTCGGCAGGTTGTAAACAAAGAGTGCGCCGCCAGGCTTCAGTATCCGCATGCACTCCTTGAGCCACGCCTTGCTCCACACCAAATAGGCCTTCTCGGACAGATTGTCATTGACCTTCGCGCCATATTGCTTGTCCAGGTTAAAAGGCGGGTCGGCAAAGACCGTGTCCACAGATGCGTCCTCTATGCGGGGCAAAACCTTCAGACAGTCAGCATTGAACACAACACCAAGAGGGGTCCGGTACGCTTGAAGGTTGGCAACATCCCATGAACAAAGCGAGACTGGATGAAATACGCCAGTTTTCGCACGCGGCGAGTCATCCAACAGCAGGTAATTTACAGCAAGATTATTCATGATCCCTTTGTTACCTAAAGCGTTTAGAATGTTACTTATAGTCTGCATGCTTGTAAATAACATTTTTTAGCATGCCGCTTGCCTTCCCTCCTACGACGCTACCGACACCGAGCTGGGCTTCCCTCCATCATCTTTACAAACCTTAAGAATAAGCCGTTGCCACGTCTGTTCGCCTCACGCTTCCGGCTCGTAAATCATCTTGATGGTCATGCCACCATCGACGGCAAAGGCCTGTCCGGTCACAAACCCCGATTCGGGGGCGATCAGATAGGCGACCAGTTCGGCAATGTCTGCGGGGGTTCCGACACGTCCGGCCGGATGCTGGGCCTGATCGGCCGCGCGATGCGCCACCGGGCGGCGCGCCGATGCCTTCCGACACGCTCCGACCTCGATCCAGCCGGGGCAGATCGCATTGACCCGCACCGCCGGCCCAAGGCTCACCGCCAGCGCGTGCGTCAGCGCGACGAGGCCGCCTTTGCTGGCGGAGTAGGCGAAGGTGTTGGGTTCGGATTGCAGGGCGCGTGTCGAGGCGATGTTCACCATCGCGCCGTTGTGTCGGCGCAGTTCCTGAGCCGCTTCGCGCGCGCACAGGAACGATCCGGTGAGATTGACGGCCATCACGCGCTCCCAGGCCTCCAGCGTCGTCTCCTCCAGAGGCGTCAGGCCGCTGCCGATTCCGGCGTTGTTGATGAGCGCATCAATTCGGCCGAAGCGCGCGACGGCCGCCCGCATCAAGGCCCGCACGTCGGCTTCGCGCGCCACGTCGGCCCGCACGCCCAACCAGCGGCCCGATGCTGAAAACGTCCCCGACGCCTCATCCAGCGCCTCGGCATCAACGTCGCCGACGGCCACCGACATGCCGTCCTCGAGCAACTTGCGCACGATGCCGTCGCCAATGCCCTGCGCGCCGCCGGTCACCACCGCCACTTTGCCCGCAAACTCATATCTGGCCATGCCGCCCACCGCATCCCGTGACGCTACCCCAGAAGCGTGCGCACCACATCTTCGGCGCTGAAATCGAGACTGTCCGCCCGGCAGAACCGGCCGATGCTGGCGAATGAATCGCCCAGCGTCAGCAGGCAGGGTTCGACCCGGCCGGGCAGCCGCTGGGCCAGTCCGATATTGGCCAGCAGCCCGTTGCACACGCAGATGCGTCCGGCCATCTCATCGGCCTTCCCGCCCTTGGCCAGAAAGTTCAATTCCGGTTCGGCTGCACAGCGGTACCCCACGGTCCCATCCTCCCGCCGGTAAGGCTCTCGCAGATAGCCCAGATCACAGATCCGCTGCCGCTTCAGATAAACCGCGCGCTCGGAAAGCGTGCCTTCCAACTGAGCCACCTTGAAGGGGAAGCCTGTCGGCGAGGCTACCGGATCGGTAAACACGTGCGCCTCGCCAGCGAGCGCCTTGGCTACCAGCGTGCGCCGGATCTCGGAGGGCAGCCCCGAATCGGTGCACAAGGCAAAGGCGGTGCCGACCTGTATGCCGGCGGCGCCCTCCGCCTCCGCCACCTTCAACTGCTCGGGCGAGTCGTACGAGCCTCCCACCCAGAACGGCAGGCCCAATTTGCGTATCGCCGCAAAATTGACCGTGTCGCGCGGCCCGTAAATCGGCTGGCCGTCATCGGTCAGATGCAAGGTGCCGCGCGGCGGCGCATTATGTCCGCCCGCCTGGGGCGACTCGACCACAAAGCCGTCCACGCGCCCGCTGGCCTTGCGAATGAAGATTGAGGCCAGCGCGTCCGACGAGATGATCGGCAGGAAGTCGGGTCTGGATAGCGCCGGCAGCGCCGCGCCCGCCTCCAGATAATCGCCCGGATCAAATCGGGACGTGCATTCCGTGTCGGCCTGCGCGCCATGCACGCGAATGGAATAGGTGGCGGGCTGGTGCTGCGCCAACACATCCAAGACGCCGGGAAATTCAACGGCAATGCCCGCGCCCACGATCACCACCGCCACGCCCGCCAGCATCGCCCCGTAAAGGGAGGGCAGGTGCGGCAGTTGGATCTTCTCGAGATAATTGATGCCCACGGGATTGGAATGCCCCTCGCGCGCAAGGAAGACCTCCACGAAGTTCGACACAATGCACAATTCATTACGCGCGTGATTTTCCTTGATGGTCGGCAGGCCCAGAAACGTGTAGTGTTCATCCGGCTTGATGCCGCCCGGCACGAACAGCGCGTCCAGAACCCGCTGGGCCATCTGGGGCCACACGAAATGCCTCAGGGCACGCCGGACATGGCCGCCGGGGTCGCCGGTCTGGAGTCGGCGCGCCATCACCAGATCGAGTGCGGTCCCCGACACGACACCGAGGTGCCCGAGCTTTGAAACGGCTTGCGCCAGGTGCCAATTGGACACGCCGACACCCATGCCACCCTGAATGATTTTGGGAAGTGCAATGTGCATGTTGTAATGATACCAGAATCTTCGCTGAACCGACAGAACTTTGTCGCGCGCCTCAATACAAAAACAAACGGGCGGCCCGCGAGGGTCGCCCGTTTGTTCGAATCGTTGCTGTCCCTGTCGCTTACCAGCGAGAGGATCCGCCGCCGCGTTCGCGACGATCGCCGCCGCCTTCACGACGTCCGCCGCCGCCGAACCCGCCGGAGCGGGGTGCGTCGCTGCGAGGCTTGGGCTGCGACTCATTCACGCGCAGCGCCCGCTCCCCAATGGTGCGGCCGTTGAGCGCGGCGATCGCCGCCTGAGCTTCTTCGCTGTTTGGCATCTCGACGAATCCGAAACCCTTGCTCCGGCTGGTCATGCGGTCAATGCAAACGCGCGCCGAACTCACGGCGCCGTGTGCCGAGAAAAGCTCGCGGAGCTCATCATCGGTCATCGAATAGGCGAGGTTGCCAACATAGATATCCATGCTATCCTTCTCTCTTCTTCTTCTCTGCCGCCATGTCGCGTCTTGTCTGAATGGGCGAATCGGGATCGCATGGCACAATCCGAATTCCCAGGCTTGTCCGTGCCTATGCGCCGCGTCTCCCCCGCACCAGGCGGGAATGAAACATCGGAACACCCAAAAATGAAAACCCGGAAAAGAAGGCGCACCCCCGCGAACCGCACGGCCGGTCAAATCTGGATGATTGGGAGCAAAAGAGGACCGGCACGTCAGAACTGACGCGTAAAATAGTTTCAAACTCGGTCATATCTCTCAAACGCTTACCTTGAATCGTCCGCCGCAGCGGACCTCCCGCCCACTCGTGTCGACAAGCCGGAAGAGGCTGTAAACCGTCGACTTCTTCGTGAGTGGCGTGTACTATAACTGATTTGCGCCGAAAGATGCAAGCACTTTTTTTGGTGAACTATCGCGCTATCGCGCTTCCGCCGTACAATGAACTTGACATCTGTCATCCGCCTCTGCCACACTTGCCCCGAAAGTAGCCCTGTGCGTTCCCCGGTCGGCCGCTGCGGGGCTTGCCCGCAGAGATCCGACAATCATTTCTGCAATGAGGGATTGGGTATGCGTGACGTGTTCACCGGTGACCCCGTGAAGACCGGACCCGTCAGTATCCTCTTGGTGGAGGACGACGCGGCGTGCGCCCTGCTGATTCAGAACCTGTTGACGCAGTGGCGGCGCGACGCCTTCAGCATCCGGCGAGCCGACTGTCTGGCGGCGGCGCTGAGGGAGGTGGTCCAGGGGGGGATAGACCTCGTGCTTTTGGACCTTGGGCTGCCTGACAGCCGGGGTCTCGACACGTTCGTTCGCATGCAGGCCGCCGCAGGACGGGTGCCGATCATTGTGCTGTCCGGTCTGGACGATGAGACGCTGGGCACCGCGACGGTTCAGCAGGGCGCTCAGGACTATATCATCAAGGGACAGGCGCCGGAACTGAACGCATCCCTCGTGCGCGCCATCCGCTACGCCATTGAACGGTCCCGCGCGCAGCAGGCGCTGGCCGACGAGCACGATCTGCTGCGCAATATCCTAGACAACCTGCCGGATCAAATCTACCTGAAGGACAAAGTGGGCCGATTCGTGGCCGCTAACCCCGCGACCCTCCGTTTTCTGGGCGCATCCGCCGCCAGCGACATCATCGGCAAGAGTGATCGTGATTTTTTCCCGTCCGAACTCGCCGCCCGGTTCCAGTCCGAAGAATTGGATCTTTTGCAGCGCGACCAGCCGTGCATGAACCGCGAGGCGGCCTTGACGGACGCTGCGGGCCAGCCGCGGTGGCTGTTGACCACCAAGGTGCTTCTGCGCGATCACGCGGGCGCGTTCCAGAGCCTGCTGGGCATCAACCGCGACATTACCGACCTCAAGCGGGCCGAGGCCTACAGGGAAATGGCCCGGGAGATTCTGCAAATGCTGAACGAGCCGGGAGACCTGCCGATCATGATCCAGCGCGTGCTTGCCGTCTTGAAGACGCGGACGGGGTTCGATGCCGTGGGCATCCGTCTGCAGGATGGCGAGGACTACCCTTATGTCGCCCAGATGGGTTTCTCTCCGGATTTTTTGCTGACGGAAAACACGCTGATCGGACGCACCTCGGATGGCGGGGTGTGCCGGAACCCGGATGGCCATGTCAGCTTGGAGTGCACCTGTGGCCTGGTCATTTCCGGAAAGACCGATCCCGCCAACCCGCTCTTCACGCGAGGGGGAAGCTGCTGGACGAACCATTCCTTCCCGCTGCTGGATCTTCCGCCCGGCGCGGATCCGCGGTATCGGCCGCGCAACACCTGCATCCATCAGGGTTTCGCCTCCGTGGCGCTGGTGCCCATCCACGTGAAGGACCGCATCGTCGGGCTGCTGCAATTCAATGACCGCCGCACAGGGTGCTTCTCGCTCGACACGGTCGAACAGTTTGAAGGCATCGCCTCGCTCATCGGCGCCGCGCTGATGCGCACGCGGGCCGACGACCAGTTGAAGCAGGCTCACGCGGAACTCATCAAGGCGCACGAGGCATTGGCCGCCGCCCAAATGCGCCTGATTGAGGCGGCCAAGATGGAATCCGTGGGCCAGTTGGCAGCCGGTGTCGCCCACGAGGTCAAGAATCCTCTGGCGATCGCGCTGATGGGCTTGGAATTTCTATCGAACACGGTCGCCACAAACGATGATCAGGTGGCGACGGCCATCCAGGACACGAAGGATGCCCTCCTGCAGGCCGATTACATCGTGCGCGAACTGCTGAACTTCGCGGCGCCGGCAAAACTGGAGATGAAGCTTCAAGATCTGAACGGGGTGGTTGAACATGCGCTGCGCCTGGCTCGCTTGGAGGCGCGGAACCGGCAGATCGCCGTCTGCGTCGATCTGGGGCAGAACCTGCCGCACCTGCCCTTGGACAGAATCAAGATCGAGCAGGTGTTTCTGAATCTCTGCATGAACGCCATCGAATCCATGCCCGAGGGCGGGACACTGATCCTGAAGACCCGCGTCCATCCGCTTGAAACCGGGGGCGCGGAGGTCATCGCGGACGTGGAAGACACCGGCCCCGGGATTCCCGAAGGCAATCTGCAGAAAGTCTTCGACCCGTTCTTCACCAAGAAACAAATAGGGAAAGGAACCGGACTCGGCCTCTCGGTGGCCAGGCAGATCATCGAGTTGCACGGTGGCACGATCAGGATCGGCAACCGCCCCGAAGGCGGCACGCGGGTGACGATCACGCTCCACACTCAAACAGGAGAATAAGCCATGTTCAAGAAACGCATCCTGATTGTTGATGACGAACCCAAGTTCACGCAAATGGTGCGGTTCAATCTGGAGAAAACGGGGGCTTACGAAGTGATGGAGGTGAACCATCCGAAGCAGGCGCTGGAAGCGGCCACCCGATTCAAGCCCGATCTGGTTCTGCTGGACGTGATGATGCCCGGAATGGACGGCGGCGATGTCGCCGCCCAGCTCAGGCGGAACCCCGGCCTCAAGAATGTGCCGGTCATGTTTGTCACGGCGGCCGTGGCGCAAAGCGAAGCAGGCGAGCACGGTTACCGCAGCGGCGGAGACATCTTCCTCGCCAAGCCGATCACGCTCGACGCGCTGCTCGCGGCCATCGCTGAAAATCTGCGCCACAGTCCGCCCGTGACGGATGCCTGTAAAGGACCGTGACCAGGCGCGTCTCTGCGAGCCTTTTCTGCTCTCGACGCGCGCGCGAGGTCCGACGTCGTTGTTGTAGGGGCTCGTGGAGACGCGGCGCACGAGGCGGAGCAGCGGCGTCCCCGCCGCGCCGCAGGAATGGATCGGCTCAGGGGTCAAGGGGCTGGCGTGCCGCCATCGCCTCCGGCGGCGGGCTGCATGCATGTCTCCCGCACGCGCCCGGCCAGCTCGCCGCACGCCGATTCCAGCGCCCGGCTCATGGCCGCGACCGTTGCGGCGGCGCCGCCATCGGCCACCGGCGCCGACGCCTGCAACGCGCCGGCGGCGCGGACCTGCCGCGTGGCCGTGTCGGTCAGAAACCACGCGCCCTGCAGCTCAACGCGGGCGCCGTTGCGTTCAAAGCGGTTGATCGAGAGGCTCACGCCGAGGTCGCCCGCAGCCGTATCACTCCGCGGCACGACGAGGACGTTTTGCGGCGAGAGCTCGGCCGCGAGATTGTCACTGACCGCGCGGGTCACCGCATCGCGGAACGAGCCGCCCCAGCGGTCGAGTTCCAGATGGACCAGCGTCTGCGCGCCCCCGCTGACGCGGCGCACCGTCACATTCGGGTGGTTCAGGTAGTCGGCCAGCGCAACCGGACCGACCGTGATCACACGGGGCGGCGGCACATTCGGCACTGTCGCCTCCGGCCGCAACCGCGCCGAAAGGGCATAATACCGGACCGCAGGCGAACTCGCGCACCCGGCCACGAATAGAGCGGCGGCCATCCCGCCGACACGGGCACTCCTCTGGATTTTCATTCCTGACCTCCTGTGTTCGGCTTTTTGCCCCGCAGCAACGCCTCCGGGTTCCGCTCCAACGTGTCGGCCAAGGTCCGCACGGCCTGCGCCGCCAGCCCCAGCTCGCGCAACGCCTCGCGCAGCTCTTCAACCGGCCGGTCATCACGCAGCGCCACATCCAACGTCTGACCCGTCTTGCTGATCTGCCCAAATGCGCGCTGCGCCTCCCGCAGCGCGTCGCCCGCCGTCTCCGCGAGATCGGCCGCCGGCCCTTCTTCGAGCGCCAGCACCCGCTCCAGCGCCGCAAACGCCGCTGTCGCCGCCGCCAGCGTCTGTTGCGCCTCTGCCGAAATCGTTTTCACCTCATCACCCGCCGAATGGATCACGGCCCGGGTCTCGGCCACCCAACCCGTGACGGCACCCGGCAAATGCTGCAGGGCCGGATTCTGGAGCAACTGGTTCAGACCGACCAGCACCTGGTTCGCGCGGTCCAGCAGCTCAGCCAGCGGCAATTCATCCAGCCTCCGGGTCAGCTCCTGCGTGGCCGACGCGATGGTCGGAATCTGCAAATGCCCGGTGCGCTCAGGCAACATCCGCGCCGCCTTTCCGGGATGGAAATCGAGATTGATCAGTAACTGACCGGTGACAAAACTCTGCATCTGCAACTGGGCGCGCAACCCTCTCGTGATCAGCATCTGATGATATTCCAGATTCTGCATGCCCGCACCATCGAGCGCAAAGGCACGGGTGTCGATCTCGGTGACGACGGGCACCAGAAATTTCATGCTGGCCAGATCGCCCTCGAGCGTGACAGCCACCACCGTCCCAACCTTGACGCCGCGGAACATCACCGGCGCGCCGACGCTCAAACCTTTCACCGACTCGTCAAAATACTGGATGTAGCGCTGGGTCTGGGTGAACATCCGCCCCGATCCAAAGGCTATCACGCCCAGAACCGCCAACGCCAGACCGCCGACGACGAACGCCCCGATCAGCGTCTTCTTTGCCTCTTCACTCATGGTGTCTCACTCCTTTGCCGCCGGAAGATTCGCCGGCTGCGGCG carries:
- a CDS encoding glucose 1-dehydrogenase, whose protein sequence is MARYEFAGKVAVVTGGAQGIGDGIVRKLLEDGMSVAVGDVDAEALDEASGTFSASGRWLGVRADVAREADVRALMRAAVARFGRIDALINNAGIGSGLTPLEETTLEAWERVMAVNLTGSFLCAREAAQELRRHNGAMVNIASTRALQSEPNTFAYSASKGGLVALTHALAVSLGPAVRVNAICPGWIEVGACRKASARRPVAHRAADQAQHPAGRVGTPADIAELVAYLIAPESGFVTGQAFAVDGGMTIKMIYEPEA
- a CDS encoding nitronate monooxygenase — encoded protein: MHIALPKIIQGGMGVGVSNWHLAQAVSKLGHLGVVSGTALDLVMARRLQTGDPGGHVRRALRHFVWPQMAQRVLDALFVPGGIKPDEHYTFLGLPTIKENHARNELCIVSNFVEVFLAREGHSNPVGINYLEKIQLPHLPSLYGAMLAGVAVVIVGAGIAVEFPGVLDVLAQHQPATYSIRVHGAQADTECTSRFDPGDYLEAGAALPALSRPDFLPIISSDALASIFIRKASGRVDGFVVESPQAGGHNAPPRGTLHLTDDGQPIYGPRDTVNFAAIRKLGLPFWVGGSYDSPEQLKVAEAEGAAGIQVGTAFALCTDSGLPSEIRRTLVAKALAGEAHVFTDPVASPTGFPFKVAQLEGTLSERAVYLKRQRICDLGYLREPYRREDGTVGYRCAAEPELNFLAKGGKADEMAGRICVCNGLLANIGLAQRLPGRVEPCLLTLGDSFASIGRFCRADSLDFSAEDVVRTLLG
- a CDS encoding RNA-binding protein — encoded protein: MDIYVGNLAYSMTDDELRELFSAHGAVSSARVCIDRMTSRSKGFGFVEMPNSEEAQAAIAALNGRTIGERALRVNESQPKPRSDAPRSGGFGGGGRREGGGDRRERGGGSSRW
- a CDS encoding response regulator; this translates as MNLTSVIRLCHTCPESSPVRSPVGRCGACPQRSDNHFCNEGLGMRDVFTGDPVKTGPVSILLVEDDAACALLIQNLLTQWRRDAFSIRRADCLAAALREVVQGGIDLVLLDLGLPDSRGLDTFVRMQAAAGRVPIIVLSGLDDETLGTATVQQGAQDYIIKGQAPELNASLVRAIRYAIERSRAQQALADEHDLLRNILDNLPDQIYLKDKVGRFVAANPATLRFLGASAASDIIGKSDRDFFPSELAARFQSEELDLLQRDQPCMNREAALTDAAGQPRWLLTTKVLLRDHAGAFQSLLGINRDITDLKRAEAYREMAREILQMLNEPGDLPIMIQRVLAVLKTRTGFDAVGIRLQDGEDYPYVAQMGFSPDFLLTENTLIGRTSDGGVCRNPDGHVSLECTCGLVISGKTDPANPLFTRGGSCWTNHSFPLLDLPPGADPRYRPRNTCIHQGFASVALVPIHVKDRIVGLLQFNDRRTGCFSLDTVEQFEGIASLIGAALMRTRADDQLKQAHAELIKAHEALAAAQMRLIEAAKMESVGQLAAGVAHEVKNPLAIALMGLEFLSNTVATNDDQVATAIQDTKDALLQADYIVRELLNFAAPAKLEMKLQDLNGVVEHALRLARLEARNRQIAVCVDLGQNLPHLPLDRIKIEQVFLNLCMNAIESMPEGGTLILKTRVHPLETGGAEVIADVEDTGPGIPEGNLQKVFDPFFTKKQIGKGTGLGLSVARQIIELHGGTIRIGNRPEGGTRVTITLHTQTGE
- a CDS encoding response regulator; protein product: MFKKRILIVDDEPKFTQMVRFNLEKTGAYEVMEVNHPKQALEAATRFKPDLVLLDVMMPGMDGGDVAAQLRRNPGLKNVPVMFVTAAVAQSEAGEHGYRSGGDIFLAKPITLDALLAAIAENLRHSPPVTDACKGP
- a CDS encoding membrane integrity-associated transporter subunit PqiC: MKIQRSARVGGMAAALFVAGCASSPAVRYYALSARLRPEATVPNVPPPRVITVGPVALADYLNHPNVTVRRVSGGAQTLVHLELDRWGGSFRDAVTRAVSDNLAAELSPQNVLVVPRSDTAAGDLGVSLSINRFERNGARVELQGAWFLTDTATRQVRAAGALQASAPVADGGAAATVAAMSRALESACGELAGRVRETCMQPAAGGDGGTPAP
- a CDS encoding MCE family protein: MSEEAKKTLIGAFVVGGLALAVLGVIAFGSGRMFTQTQRYIQYFDESVKGLSVGAPVMFRGVKVGTVVAVTLEGDLASMKFLVPVVTEIDTRAFALDGAGMQNLEYHQMLITRGLRAQLQMQSFVTGQLLINLDFHPGKAARMLPERTGHLQIPTIASATQELTRRLDELPLAELLDRANQVLVGLNQLLQNPALQHLPGAVTGWVAETRAVIHSAGDEVKTISAEAQQTLAAATAAFAALERVLALEEGPAADLAETAGDALREAQRAFGQISKTGQTLDVALRDDRPVEELREALRELGLAAQAVRTLADTLERNPEALLRGKKPNTGGQE